A stretch of Malassezia japonica chromosome 6, complete sequence DNA encodes these proteins:
- a CDS encoding uncharacterized protein (EggNog:ENOG503NW0E; COG:D; TransMembrane:6 (i217-243o249-267i320-344o406-426i608-633o684-705i)), translating to MAGWQRDGATRDEPLVDFVLKFEAIPKEYANGKKRVPEPLARERAEEYTRLERTLQEQGLNVTSRVGPANSGHVLLFVHAPDQLLTEMRSKERVHDFLCGVVAVPNLTQTPSGDAFGAVRTSEGQVISPADRVRYVHHLLTAAPGDEESSRTGSVGGAGLSAPCSAFPHLVDMMPLHDRDFNAAWIKAWSNVSFRSIMMGISEDEIESLRFHFGEKIALYFAFLNTYFTSLAPAAVLGLMFWLTGEAYNPVYAVMLILWACAFVEVWRLRERKLAVRWGTTNLGNTLERRAAFRPRTVTRDPITGEKLEVYEWWRRELRVIASLPVVLLFVVLLIATLTAIFFIEVIVAEVYDGPGKGIVPLIPTILFSTCVPAIQGAWQATARALTGWENHSTNRSYNSSLTIKIFGLQSLVTYGGLVLTAFVYIPFGERLIHWMFDHGYLTRIFQFVSRQPNFQMPSKLHFEVHPVRLYNQLFALCVTGQVTNTVTEVLVPIALRSVTQWSDAAARSWACFRRKDTKERHRVSFASDRVERSFLERVHAEFALPTYDVFVDYAEMATQLGNITLWSAIWPLAPVMGYVNNFFELRSDAYKIIVNMRRPVPVRTDTIGTWVEVFSFLVRVAVFVNASLVYLFEDRHERSGISNAVHTTMRSYLHPHLPQQPDACKTETQVASLLPHFLPKSSAAGALAASFLFALVCEQLYGILRAAVQHILERVMWRDSEEERAVRRMQHENRVSLVGRLERTEGAQDGLHQVPATLRARIHPDMSFWDASHDSGLSYIASAAKAE from the exons ATGGCGGGTTGGCAGCGCGATGGCGCGACCCGCGATGAGCCACTCGTCGACTTTGTACTGAAGTTTGAAGCGATTCCGAAGGAGTATGCGAATGGAAAGAAGCGTGTGCCGGAGCCGCTGGCGCGGGAGCGCGCAGAGGAGTacacgcgcctcgagcgcactCTGCAGGAGCAGGGGCTGAATGTCACCTCGCGTGTCGGCCCTGCGAACAGCGGCCATGTCTTGCTATTTGTGCATGCGCCGGACCAACTACTTACCGAGATGCGGAGCAAGGAACG TGTGCACGACTTTTTGTGCGGCGTGGTTGCCGTACCGAACCTGACGCAGACTCCGTCCGGGGATGCGTTCGGCGCTGTGCGCACGAGTGAGGGCCAGGTAATCTCCCCGGCGGACCGCGTGCGCTACGTGCACCACCTCctcaccgccgcgccgggcgacgaggagagcagccgcaccggctcggtcggcggcgcgggtcTGAGCGCaccgtgcagcgcctttCCCCATTTGGTCGACATGATGCCGCTGCACGACCGTGACTTTAATGCGGCGTGGATCAAAGCATGGTCCAACGTGTCGTTCCGCTCGATCATGATGGGCATTAGCGAAGACGAAATCGAAAGCCTCCGCTTCCACTTTGGCGAGAAGATCGCGCTGTACTTTGCGTTCTTGAACACCTACTTTACGTCACTTGCCCCTGctgcggtgctcggcctgATGTTTTGGCTGACGGGCGAGGCGTACAACCCCGTTTATGCTGTGATGCTGATTCTGTGGGCGTGTGCATTTGTCGAGGTATGGCGCCTGCGTGAGCGCAAGCTTGCTGTGCGCTGGGGCACGACCAACCTCGGCAAtacgctcgagcggcgtgcggcgttCCGGCCGCGCACTGTGACGCGCGACCCCATTACAGGCGAGAAGCTCGAGGTGTACGAGTggtggcggcgcgagcttcGCGTGATTGCGAGCCTCCCCGTGGTACTGCTCTTTGTCGTGCTTCTCATTGCCACACTCACGGCGATCTTTTTCATCGAGGTCATTGTCGCCGAAGTGTACGACGGCCCCGGCAAGGGCATTGTGCCGCTTATTCCCACGATCCTCTTCTCGACGTGTGTGCCGGCGATCCAAGGCGCATGGCAAGCGactgcgcgtgcgctcacCGGCTGGGAGAACCACTCGACGAACCGCTCGTACAACTCGAGCCTCACGATCAAGATCTTTGGCCTGCAGTCGCTCGTGACCTATGGTGGTCTTGTGCTCACCGCATTTGTCTACATTCCctttggcgagcgcctgatTCACTGGATGTTTGACCACGGCTACCTCACGCGCATCTTTCAGTTTGTCTCGCGCCAGCCGAATTTCCAGATGCCCTCCAAGCTGCACTTTGAGGTGCATCCCGTCCGCCTCTACAAccagctctttgcgctgtGTGTTACGGGCCAGGTGACCAACACCGTGACCGAGGTCCTCGTGCCGATCGCCCTGCGTTCCGTGACGCAGTGgagcgacgccgcggcgcggtcctGGGCGTGCTTCCGCCGCAAGGACACCAAGGAACGCCACCGCGTGTCCTTTGCGAGCGACCGCGTGGAGCGCTCgttcctcgagcgcgtgcacgccgagtTTGCGCTGCCGACCTACGACGTGTTTGTCGACTATGCCGAGATggcgacgcagctcggcaacATCACGCTCTGGTCTGCGATCTGGCCGCTGGCGCCGGTCATGGGCTATGTGAACAACTTCTTTGAGCTGCGCTCGGATGCATACAAGATCATTGTAAATATGCGCCGCCCCGTGCccgtgcgcaccgacacGATCGGGACGTGGGTCGAGGTCTTTTCGTTCCTGGTGCGCGTTGCCGTCTTTGTCAACGCTTCGCTCGTGTACCTCTTTGAGGACCGCcacgagcgcagcggcatTTCGAACGCAGTGCACACGACAATGCGCAGCTACCTGCATCCCCACCTGCCCCAGCAGCCAGACGCGTGCAAAACCGAGACGCAAGTCGCGAGCCTCTTGCCGCACTTTTTGCCCAAGTCGtctgccgccggcgcgcttgcAGCCTCGTTTTTGTTTGCTTTGGTCTGCGAGCAGCTCTATGGAatcctgcgcgccgccgtccagcacatcctcgagcgcgtcatGTGGCGCGAcagcgaggaggagcgcgcggtgcgccgcatgcaGCACGAGAACCGCGTCTCGCTCGTcggtcgcctcgagcgcacaGAAGGCGCCCAGGATGGCCTGCACCAGGTGCCGgccacgctgcgcgcgcgcatccaCCCGGACATGAGCTTCTGGGACGCGTCCCACGACTCGGGCCTCTCGTACATTGCCAGCGCCGCCAAGGCGGAATAA
- the ucp10 gene encoding UBX domain-containing protein 10 (EggNog:ENOG503NUGG; BUSCO:EOG09262E4T; COG:T; TransMembrane:1 (o93-115i)): MDPLAALRSELALQGQAPADQPDDEMLRVMLDVEGGDVGRAARAISDAHVAEHRRSSEVSMREPAPTAVPADAEPHEEVVRTSAWDSTWMAQIWRVVTMPFSVVQAVLMVCLRALRIIQPLPRGGASGRFEMSRFSEDPRESARTWITELEKETNGTCEDDATDRPPLPSFYAGSYADALRQAKDQIQILAIVLTSEAHSDDRHFKTHVLTDRALVQTLRQSDFCVWGGDVRSREGFQVATLLRASTYPFVAFVALQPRRSRSRGAVVAHPAVLSRLEGSPHSVLSAQSICTHIQDVLLPRTSAYLGQLRGERHHREMERQLKVDQDRAYEEASRRDQERVLARRAEKEKEEEQARAREAVEAVRAARLEKERHWRRWARHHLVPAEAAQGEASVRISVHLPNGKNLQRRFRASDTLEALYAFVDSASAEGEAADAPIDYEHVYPFQLVQTYPRHVLDTQHLSTMLEDVPGLGPSANLIVEGQWGGDDEPSDSSDDDEP; the protein is encoded by the coding sequence ATGGATCCGCTCGCAGCGCTCCGGTCGGAGCTGGCCTTGCAGGGCCAGGCGCCTGCCGATCAGCCTGACGACGAGATGCTCCGTGTGATGCTAGATGTAGAGGGTGGGGATGtaggccgcgctgcgcgtgcgatCTCCGATgcccacgtcgccgagcaccgccgctCGAGTGAGGTGTCGATGCGCGAaccggcgccgacggctGTGCCTGCGGACGCAGAGCCGCACGAGGAGGTGGTGCGAACGAGCGCTTGGGACAGTACATGGATGGCGCAAATATGGCGCGTCGTCACGATGCCGTTCTCGGTCGTGCAGGCCGTGCTGATGGTCTGCCTGCGTGCCTTGCGCATCATCCAACCCCTGCCCCGGGGCGGGGCCAGCGGCCGGTTTGAAAtgtcgcgcttctcggaAGACCCACGGgagagcgcgcgcacctgGATCACGGAGCTGGAGAAGGAGACGAACGGCACGTGCGAGGACGATGCGACGGACCGCCCGCCCCTCCCTTCCTTCTACGCCGGAAGCTATGCAGATGCGCTGCGACAGGCCAAGGACCAGATCCAGATCCTGGCGATTGTGCTCacgagcgaggcgcacagCGACGACCGCCACTTTAAGACGCACGTCCTCACCGACCGTGCGCTTGTTCAGACCCTGCGCCAGAGCGACTTTTGCGTGTggggcggcgacgtgcgctcgcgcgagggATTCCaggtcgcgacgctgctcCGCGCAAGCACCTATCCCTTTGTCGCATttgtcgcgctgcagccgcggcgctcgcgctcgcggggTGCTGTCGTCGCGCACCCCGCTGTGCTTTCGCGCCTGGAAGGGTCGCCGCACTCGGTGCTCTCTGCACAGAGCATCTGCACCCATATCCAAGACGTACTTCTCCCGCGCACATCCGCTTACCTCGGCCAgctgcgtggcgagcgccacCACCGCGAAATGGAGCGCCAGCTCAAGGTCGACCAGGACCGTGCGTACGAAGAAGCGAGCCGGCGCGACCAAGAGCgcgtcctcgcgcgccgcgccgaaaAGGAAAAGGAGGAAgagcaggcgcgtgcgcgcgaaGCCGTCGAagcggtgcgtgcggcgcgcctcgaaaAAGAGCGCCACTGGCGCCGCTGGGCGCGCCATCACCTAGTcccggccgaggcggctcAAGGCGAAGCATCCGTCCGTATCTCGGTGCACCTGCCCAACGGCAAGAACCTGCAGAGACGATTCCGCGCGTCTGATACGCTCGAGGCCCTGTATGCGTTTGtcgactcggcgagcgccgaaggcgaggcggccgacgcgccgatcgACTACGAACATGTCTATCCCTTccagctcgtgcagacGTACCCCCGCCACGTCCTCGATACGCAACACCTCTCTACGATGCTTGAGGACGTTCCTGGCCTCGGACCCAGCGCCAATCTCATTGTCGAGGGTCAGTGGGgaggcgacgacgagccgagcgactcgagcgacgacgacgaacCATAG
- a CDS encoding uncharacterized protein (EggNog:ENOG503P93C), producing the protein MSVRLWPGLQRGLHTTRRVLRENRVSTLDFQLGTKDAVYRARLAALEQLLPTIKGRWGGVGFAVSQALGLGWMTEKEEDVMRFESSQAMYHPLWAVDAIWKVKCKGDTGQATASFVSTNSTFPGNAWKPMDTLPLRPPPVLVSEMEERPDVVVKNGDEPMHYVPFDAQRHLHPKVDVDGKISVLPFNISPRSLPDIFRHADLRSLMVDMLADGPPLHINRRFQVLPGVEIQVAKMNEQPDSDANAMVRLERDSLDVDLMACYPVLLPVHLVRFRYDANGEKDKLATVALGAWDERLLVYALYCDEQPNWVAKQPPSWLNIDMLDFDPHVPVAQSVLDPNAGEGERERSEARIVDLMAQQSQMQNIFESRAEELIDEADWTTCTQWESTQAPADATPEADAGLGEIDWNAHNIRPMYDGVTENRQYIALAGEALFSARLLESVERDRSEGRDTSNVHTIHNGNLVTGDEAIAALHERLAEIKSSRDANRPEWMGALKN; encoded by the exons ATGTCGGTCCGCCTCTGGCCCGGGCTCCAGCGCGGTCTGCATACtacgcggcgcgtcctgcgTGAGAATCGCGTGAGCACGCTTGATTTTCAGCTGGGTACTAAGGATGCCGTGtaccgcgcgcgcctcgctgcgctcgagcagctcttGCCGACGATCAAGGGCCGTtggggcggcgtcggcttCGCGGTGAGCCAGGCGCTGGGCCTCGGCTGGATGaccgagaaggaggaggaTGTGATGCGCTTCGAGTCGTCGCAGGCCATGTACCACCCCCTCTGG GCCGTCGACGCCATCTGGAAGGTCAAGTGCAAGGGCGATACGGGCCAGGCCACGGCTTCGT TCGTCTCGACCAACTCGACGTTCCCCGGCAATGCGTGGAAGCCGATGGACACGCTCCCCCTGCGCCCGCCCCCGGTGCTCGTGTCCGAGATGGAGGAGCGCCCGGACGTGGTCGTGAAGAACGGCGACGAACCGATGCACTACGTGCCTTtcgacgcgcagcggcatCTGCACCCCAAGGTGGATGTGGACGGAAAGATTAGCGTGCTACCATTCAACATTTCCCCGCGCTCGCTGCCCGACATCTTTCGCCACGCCGACCTGCGCTCGCTGATGGTCGACATGCTGGCCGACGGCCCCCCTCTGCACATCAACCGCCGCTTCCAGGTCCTGCCTGGCGTCGAGATTCAAGTCGCAAAGATGAACGAGCAGCCGGACTCGGACGCGAACGCGATGgtgcgcctggagcgcgactcgctcgacgtcgacctcATGGCGTGCTACCCCGTGCTCCTCCCCGTGCATCTCGTCCGTTTCCGCTACGACGCGAACGGCGAAAAAGACAAGCTCGCCACcgttgcgctcggcgcgtgggATGAGCGCCTGCTTGTCTATGCTTTGTACTGCGACGAGCAGCCCAACTGGGTCGCCAAgcagccgccgagctggcTCAACATCGACATGCTCGACTTTGACCCGCATGTCCCTGTCGCCCAGTCGGTGCTCGACCCCAACGCAGGCGAGGGTGAGAGGGAGCgctccgaggcgcgcatcgtcgaccTTATGGCGCAGCAGTCGCAGATGCAAAACATCTTTGAGAGCCGCGCCGAAGAGCtgatcgacgaggccgactggacgacgtgcacgcAGTGGGAGtcgacgcaggcgcccgCTGATGCCACGCCGGAAGCGGATgcgggcctcggcgagatcGACTGGAACGCGCACAACATCCGCCCGATGTACGACGGCGTCACCGAGAACCGCCAGTATATTGCGCTCgctggcgaggcgctcttttcggcgcgcctcctcgagagcgtcgagcgcgatcgCAGCGAGGGGCGCGACACCTCGAACGTCCACACGATCCACAACGGCAATCTCGTcacgggcgacgaggcgatcgccgctctgcacgagcgcctcgccgagatcaAATCGTCGCGCGATGCGAACCGCCCCGAGTGGATGGGTGCTCTGAAAAACTAA
- a CDS encoding uncharacterized protein (COG:S; BUSCO:EOG09262WFG; EggNog:ENOG503NUR4), translating to MTVRSATHAGTWYSADRATLDQQLSKWIREAQSPRRPASNAYGLEEPPIAQHAMVNGCKGIIAPRRVFVLGPSHHAYLEGCALSDYDVLSTPIGDLPVDMQVNQELDATGQFRVMTSAVDDAEHSIEMHLPYIRKVFEGHNISVIPLLVGQLTPVDTAKYASVLAEYFSDPATLVVVSSDFCHWGERFRYTRYESDTGVGPIRLSTRTPREEYEARPIYESIQSLDADGMTAISYAADAELPIRHMSAAEARKAFAVYLSRTGNTICGKNPISLLLATLHQLETHGDTHRCLFTHYEQSSAVHTPGDSSVSYATAFVQKV from the exons ATGACTGTACGCTCGGCTACCCACGCTGGGACGTGGTACTCGGCGGACC GGGCCACATTGGACCAGCAGCTGTCAAAATGGATTCGTGAGGCGCAGAGCCCGAGGCGTCCCGCATCGAATGCGTACGGCTTGGAGGAGCCGCCCATTGCGCAGCATGCGATGGTGAACGGATGTAAAGGAATTATTGCTCC CCGCCGTGTCTTTGTCCTGGGCCCGTCGCACCATGCCTACCTGGAAGGCTGTGCCCTGAGCGACTATGATGTTCTCTCTACGCCAATCGGAGACCTTCCTGTGGATATGCAAG TAAACCAAGAGCTGGATGCCACAGGCCAATTCAGGGTCATGACGTcggccgtcgacgacgccgagcacagCATCGAGATGCATCTGCCCTATATCCGCAAAGTCTTCGAGGGCCACAACATCTCGGTGATTCCTTTGTTGGTCGGCCAGCTGACGCCCGTGGACACGGCCAAGTACGCGTCTGTGCTGGCCGAGTACTTTTCCGACCCTGCGACGCTGGTTGTGGTCTCGAGCGACTTTTGCCATTGGGGTGAGCGGTTCCGGTATACACGTTACGAATCCGATACGGGCGTCGGCCCCATCCGCCTCTCGACGCGTACGCCCCGTGAAGAGTACGAAGCGCGTCCGATTTATGAATCCATCCAATCCCTTGATGCGGACGGCATGACGGCTATTTCGTACGCGGCCGATGCCGAGCTGCCCATACGGCACAtgagcgcggccgaggcacgcAAGGCCTTTGCCGTCTACCTGTCTCGGACCGGCAACACGATCTGCGGCAAGAACCCAATTTCGCTGCTGCTTGCCACGCTGCATCAGCTCGAGACGCATGGCGACACGCACCGCTGCCTCTTTACACACTATGAGCAGAGCAGCGCCGTACACACGCCGGGCGACAGCTCCGTGTCGTATGCGACAGCATTCGTTCAAAAAGTATAG